A window of Sphingorhabdus lacus contains these coding sequences:
- a CDS encoding LuxR C-terminal-related transcriptional regulator, whose product MTDAILSAVVVGKNSLAREGLRRILAEENFSVQASVESGTSFLLANAEDDSPNLFILDNSTTDHLESELEALNASFPKSRKVVLSDQFDLEEVVDAFKYGVDGYIVKEISLDALMKSLRLVAMGEKVMPSQLAQHLSGMEEKSQVPQFARNPDVTRILSEREITTLRYLLVGHANKVIARRLEISEATVKVYVKAILRKLRVSNRTQAAIWAFNNGVQVVADDVKEMDDEMNYDDVQVAAE is encoded by the coding sequence ATGACCGATGCAATTTTATCCGCCGTAGTAGTAGGCAAGAATTCTCTTGCTCGTGAAGGCCTCCGCCGCATTCTAGCCGAAGAAAATTTTTCGGTACAGGCTTCCGTTGAAAGCGGGACATCGTTCCTGCTCGCGAATGCCGAGGATGACTCTCCAAATCTGTTCATTCTGGACAACAGCACGACCGATCACCTTGAAAGTGAATTGGAAGCGCTGAACGCCAGCTTCCCGAAGTCGCGCAAAGTCGTGCTCTCGGACCAGTTTGACCTTGAAGAAGTTGTCGACGCCTTCAAATATGGCGTTGATGGCTATATCGTCAAGGAAATCAGCCTGGATGCCTTGATGAAGTCGCTCCGCCTCGTTGCCATGGGCGAAAAGGTAATGCCGAGCCAGTTGGCGCAGCATCTTTCCGGCATGGAAGAAAAAAGCCAGGTTCCCCAATTTGCGCGTAACCCCGATGTTACGCGTATCCTGTCGGAGCGTGAAATCACCACCTTGCGTTATCTGCTTGTTGGCCATGCCAACAAGGTTATCGCACGTCGCCTCGAAATCAGCGAAGCGACTGTGAAGGTCTATGTCAAAGCGATCTTGCGTAAGCTGCGGGTCAGCAATCGCACGCAAGCTGCGATTTGGGCTTTCAACAATGGCGTTCAGGTTGTGGCCGACGACGTCAAGGAAATGGATGACGAAATGAACTACGACGACGTCCAGGTCGCTGCAGAATAA
- a CDS encoding sugar transferase — protein MTVIISALRRILAAVALVALLPVNLIIAALLRIMQGKNVLFRQTRSGLGSKPFTLVKFRTMRDLRDAEGHLLPDEDRVTGIGTFLRKTRLDELPSLWNVVNGDIAIVGPRPLLPETIASLGERGVKRGSVPPGLTGWAQVNGNTLLSLDEKIALDLWYIDNGHWRTDLSILISTLGVMAAGEKRRRLQS, from the coding sequence ATGACCGTCATAATAAGTGCCTTGCGCCGTATATTGGCAGCCGTCGCGCTCGTAGCTTTGCTTCCTGTCAATTTGATCATCGCGGCACTGTTGCGGATCATGCAGGGGAAGAATGTCCTGTTCCGGCAAACGCGTTCCGGCTTGGGCAGCAAGCCCTTCACGCTGGTTAAGTTTCGCACGATGCGCGACCTGCGCGATGCCGAAGGCCATTTGCTCCCCGATGAAGACCGGGTCACGGGCATTGGCACATTTTTGCGGAAAACCCGTCTTGATGAGCTTCCCAGTCTGTGGAATGTCGTCAACGGCGATATTGCCATTGTCGGTCCGCGCCCGTTGTTACCGGAAACGATCGCCAGTCTTGGCGAACGGGGTGTAAAACGCGGATCGGTTCCTCCCGGCTTGACCGGCTGGGCACAGGTCAACGGTAATACACTGTTGTCTCTCGACGAGAAAATTGCGCTCGACCTTTGGTATATCGACAACGGCCATTGGCGGACGGATCTGTCGATATTGATCTCCACCCTTGGGGTGATGGCTGCAGGTGAAAAGCGTCGGCGTCTGCAATCCTGA